The following coding sequences are from one Arthrobacter crystallopoietes window:
- a CDS encoding NADPH-dependent FMN reductase gives MTVTVVAGNPKPASRTLAAARLLAEQITGAPVDDAIDVITLGPGLLGWGDEAVAAAVKTVQSSDLVIFASPTFKATYTGVLKLFLDQFATGDGLKGVVAVPLMLGAGPAHALAPELLLKPVLVELGATVPVQGLYLNEKSWEDPESSREWLDRWTLVIQSLL, from the coding sequence ATGACCGTTACCGTTGTTGCAGGAAACCCGAAGCCGGCCTCCCGGACCCTTGCCGCGGCCCGGCTCCTGGCCGAGCAGATCACCGGAGCCCCGGTGGACGATGCGATCGACGTCATCACTTTGGGGCCGGGCTTGCTGGGGTGGGGTGACGAAGCCGTCGCGGCGGCTGTGAAGACAGTCCAGTCCAGCGATCTGGTGATCTTCGCGTCGCCGACCTTCAAGGCCACTTACACCGGAGTGCTCAAGCTCTTCCTTGATCAGTTCGCCACCGGCGACGGGCTCAAAGGCGTTGTCGCAGTACCGTTGATGCTCGGTGCCGGCCCGGCCCACGCGCTGGCCCCGGAGCTGCTGCTCAAGCCGGTACTCGTTGAGCTCGGTGCCACCGTTCCCGTCCAGGGTTTGTACCTCAACGAGAAGTCCTGGGAAGACCCGGAAAGCTCGCGCGAATGGTTGGACCGGTGGACATTGGTGATCCAGTCGCTCCTCTAA
- a CDS encoding ABC transporter transmembrane domain-containing protein, with protein sequence MPSKKLPPGLPRLLSGRRRGLMALLVGTGLAMAAVTGASALLMMWLLDETPADGGSTVPLVAVLAAAALAIGVLRALERVLGEMLGQDYIHQIRKGLVKSALATDRGPSPGVTIARSTNDLSSVRNWIAMGIAPLAVGVPLILGTAVALWLLAPGLALAVLVPLAVLAAALAMLARPAFERARALRRQRGRLAARLADTVMAAGTIRAAGGEAREVKQVDKAGRNVVDAAVNRAAASGSIRGAAAAAASLGTAAVAAVGSWQAIPTATVAAALTIVGMIAAPITDMGRAVEYRQNFKAARRILGPALAVSITAGNERRRRVVASAGHATAGSATAVGPDVVASDGEALNGESQDGEDAGSLLVAGLSECRNCPVPELQAWPGQRVRIRSADPAVETRLLETLIGVRSDPDAFTQVNGLSLLDRGGRDRRRLVGYAAAGAYLERGSIARSVRYRRPDLDAVEGSAALEQVGLAGPIARLERGEQTMLKRGGEPLSTSERARLVLARAMLGEPPLLVINRLDADLDRDGRQMLASVVRDYPGVVLFASDDPGALAAGFTEWSVDCPHAGLDLTWVAARPAVVHGAR encoded by the coding sequence ATGCCTAGCAAGAAACTTCCGCCTGGCCTGCCCAGGCTGCTCAGCGGCCGGCGGCGTGGTTTGATGGCGCTGCTGGTCGGCACCGGCCTGGCCATGGCGGCGGTGACCGGTGCCAGCGCGCTGCTGATGATGTGGCTGCTCGACGAAACCCCGGCAGATGGGGGGAGTACCGTCCCCCTCGTTGCCGTACTGGCCGCGGCGGCGCTGGCCATCGGCGTCCTGCGGGCGCTCGAACGGGTGCTGGGCGAAATGCTCGGCCAGGACTACATCCATCAGATCCGCAAGGGGCTGGTGAAATCCGCGCTGGCTACGGACCGGGGACCGTCCCCGGGCGTGACCATTGCCCGCAGCACCAACGACCTCTCCAGCGTGCGCAACTGGATCGCGATGGGGATCGCGCCGCTGGCCGTGGGCGTCCCGCTGATCCTCGGTACCGCAGTGGCACTGTGGTTGCTGGCGCCGGGACTTGCCCTCGCCGTCCTCGTTCCCTTGGCTGTTCTGGCAGCAGCCCTGGCGATGTTGGCGAGGCCGGCCTTTGAACGGGCACGTGCCCTGCGGCGGCAACGCGGGCGGCTTGCGGCACGGCTCGCCGATACGGTCATGGCAGCCGGCACCATCCGCGCAGCGGGAGGCGAAGCGCGCGAGGTCAAGCAGGTGGACAAGGCTGGCCGCAACGTGGTCGACGCGGCAGTGAATCGCGCCGCCGCTTCCGGTTCCATCCGTGGTGCCGCCGCAGCTGCGGCCTCGCTGGGTACCGCTGCCGTCGCCGCTGTGGGCAGCTGGCAGGCCATTCCGACGGCGACCGTCGCCGCCGCGCTGACCATCGTCGGCATGATCGCTGCCCCCATTACCGATATGGGCCGCGCCGTCGAATACCGGCAGAATTTCAAGGCCGCCCGCCGGATCCTCGGTCCCGCCCTCGCGGTCTCAATAACGGCAGGAAACGAACGACGACGGCGGGTTGTCGCCTCCGCCGGCCACGCCACGGCTGGGAGTGCGACCGCGGTGGGTCCGGACGTAGTGGCCTCAGACGGGGAGGCGTTGAACGGAGAGTCGCAGGACGGCGAGGATGCGGGCTCGCTCCTGGTAGCGGGCTTGTCCGAGTGCCGGAACTGCCCCGTCCCGGAGCTTCAGGCCTGGCCGGGCCAGCGGGTGCGCATCCGCTCCGCGGATCCGGCAGTGGAGACCAGACTGCTGGAAACGTTGATCGGTGTGCGCAGCGATCCCGATGCGTTTACTCAGGTCAACGGCCTGTCGCTGTTGGACAGGGGCGGACGGGACCGGCGGCGGCTGGTCGGCTATGCCGCTGCCGGAGCCTACCTGGAGCGGGGATCGATTGCCCGCAGTGTGCGCTACCGCAGGCCTGATCTGGACGCGGTGGAAGGATCGGCCGCGTTGGAACAGGTGGGGCTGGCCGGACCTATTGCCCGGCTGGAGCGGGGCGAGCAGACCATGCTCAAACGCGGGGGCGAGCCCCTGTCCACCTCGGAGCGGGCACGGCTGGTGCTGGCCCGGGCGATGCTGGGGGAGCCTCCGCTGCTGGTGATCAATCGACTGGACGCGGACCTGGACCGGGACGGCAGGCAGATGCTGGCATCGGTTGTACGTGATTATCCGGGAGTGGTGCTGTTCGCCTCGGATGACCCGGGCGCGCTCGCCGCCGGTTTCACCGAATGGTCCGTCGACTGCCCCCATGCAGGGCTGGACCTGACCTGGGTAGCCGCGCGCCCCGCCGTCGTTCATGGTGCTCGCTGA
- a CDS encoding DUF1611 domain-containing protein, whose amino-acid sequence MTLVAHPSEALSPTFTSITSNAATGVAADPQRLQRAKKAYTTRFLADRLALDPAGYDLLDIAPAAGDVVLAKVVEIGNHTKLESPASRRQSMFPGDEILVAFGNRYAPDQFLAVVPDDLGECSLVAGGGLAARVLEQHADIDKATTIQPIGLLAKDGVVVNLQDLAPHAVNHATELPGRPPVIAVLGTSMNSGKSTTLGCLVNGLDAAGLRVSAGKATGTGSGNDPRLFTDAGARLVLDFTDFGFPTTYLLDYETVRGLLTSLIDTLTTAETDVIVVEIADGVYQGETSRLLHDPVFHAAVDHVVFAAADALGATAGIGILQDAGVSVPAVSGLLTASPLAAREAAGVITTRVINTYDLCNPATALELLPARK is encoded by the coding sequence ATGACACTCGTCGCGCACCCCAGCGAAGCCCTTTCCCCGACCTTCACCAGCATCACCAGCAACGCCGCTACAGGAGTAGCCGCGGATCCCCAGCGGCTGCAGCGGGCCAAGAAGGCCTACACCACCCGCTTCCTCGCGGACCGGCTGGCACTTGATCCGGCAGGGTACGACCTGCTGGACATCGCGCCGGCCGCCGGCGACGTGGTGCTGGCCAAGGTAGTGGAAATCGGGAACCACACGAAGCTGGAAAGCCCGGCCTCGCGCCGCCAGTCCATGTTCCCGGGCGACGAGATCCTGGTCGCCTTCGGAAACCGCTATGCGCCGGACCAGTTCCTCGCCGTCGTGCCGGATGATCTGGGCGAATGCAGCCTGGTGGCTGGCGGCGGACTGGCCGCCCGGGTCCTTGAGCAGCACGCGGACATCGACAAGGCCACTACCATCCAGCCGATCGGCCTACTCGCCAAGGACGGCGTGGTGGTCAACCTGCAGGACCTGGCGCCGCACGCCGTCAACCACGCTACGGAACTGCCCGGCCGGCCGCCGGTGATTGCGGTGCTGGGCACCTCGATGAATTCGGGCAAGTCGACCACGCTGGGCTGCCTGGTCAACGGGCTGGACGCAGCGGGCCTGCGGGTTTCCGCCGGGAAGGCGACCGGGACCGGCTCCGGCAACGATCCGCGCCTCTTCACCGACGCCGGGGCCCGCCTGGTGCTGGACTTCACCGACTTCGGTTTCCCGACCACTTACCTGCTGGACTACGAAACCGTGCGCGGCCTGCTGACCAGCCTCATCGACACCCTGACCACGGCCGAGACGGATGTGATCGTGGTGGAGATTGCCGACGGCGTCTACCAGGGCGAAACGAGCAGGCTGCTCCATGACCCGGTTTTCCACGCGGCAGTCGACCATGTGGTGTTCGCCGCCGCGGATGCGCTGGGCGCCACGGCGGGCATCGGCATCCTGCAGGATGCCGGCGTTTCCGTGCCGGCGGTATCGGGCCTGCTCACCGCCTCGCCGCTGGCCGCCCGGGAAGCCGCCGGCGTCATCACCACCCGCGTGATCAACACCTACGATCTGTGCAACCCGGCAACGGCCCTGGAACTGTTGCCCGCACGTAAGTAA
- a CDS encoding histidine phosphatase family protein — translation MLALVRHGETDWNSAGRLQGHTDIPLNELGRRQANDAGAKLATEEWNLLVSSPLRRARETAEIIGKHVGLSISCTLPGLIERDFRDAEGTVLLGMDRPEIDKVLLASEPEAEVAARSIATLQELVNANPDQRIIVVAHGTLIRVTMGLLRGEAHAHVINGEAIELDPDLLLGFEAEHVAG, via the coding sequence GTGCTGGCACTGGTGCGACACGGTGAGACCGACTGGAATTCGGCCGGACGGCTGCAGGGGCATACGGACATCCCGCTGAATGAGTTGGGCCGCAGGCAGGCTAACGACGCCGGCGCGAAGCTGGCAACGGAGGAATGGAACCTTCTGGTTTCATCACCTTTGCGCCGCGCCCGCGAGACCGCGGAGATCATCGGCAAGCACGTGGGGCTGTCGATTTCCTGCACGCTGCCGGGCCTGATCGAACGGGACTTCCGCGACGCCGAAGGCACCGTCCTGCTGGGCATGGACCGACCCGAGATCGACAAAGTGCTCCTTGCTTCCGAGCCGGAAGCCGAAGTGGCGGCACGCAGCATTGCCACGCTCCAGGAACTGGTTAACGCGAACCCGGATCAGCGCATCATCGTCGTCGCGCACGGCACGCTCATCAGGGTGACCATGGGACTCCTGCGGGGCGAAGCCCATGCCCACGTCATTAACGGCGAAGCCATCGAGCTGGATCCGGACCTGCTGCTGGGCTTCGAGGCGGAGCACGTCGCCGGTTAG
- a CDS encoding catalase has protein sequence MTDAANRPPAEGDDRFILTNRQGHQVYDNQNQRTVGPRGPATLENYQFLEKISHFDRERIPERVVHARGFVSFGTFEATGKWGDEPISQYTRAKLFQEAGKKTDVAVRFSTVIGGHDSSEAARDPRGFAVKFYTEDGNWDLVGNNLAVFFIRDAIKFPDVIHALKPDPITFRQEPARIFDFMSQTPECMHMLVNLFSPRGIPADYRHMQGFGVNTYKWCNKTGDTVLVKYTWQPHQGVKSLTEADAANIQANDTGHASKDLFEAIERSDFPKWDLYVQMMSDDEHPELDWDPLDDTKTWPEQDFEPQLVGTMTLNENVSDHHNENEQIAFGTGVLVDGLDFSDDKMLVGRTFSYSDTQRYRVGPNYLQLPVNSPRRVQVATNQTGGQMSYGRDLGVGQNPHVNYEPSITGGLREGHYQTEDIEGPELTGRLTRARIPRTNDYEQAGQRYQLLEDWEQDDLVTNFTTLIAQADRKVQERMLWHFYMADDDLGSRVGEGLGISLEDVKDLGPLQSQTLTDVEVSRMKNLGKNGPRNVEGLTMTHCVPNEHVVVAP, from the coding sequence ATGACAGATGCAGCCAATCGGCCACCAGCAGAAGGCGATGACCGGTTCATCCTGACCAACCGGCAAGGGCACCAGGTTTACGACAACCAGAACCAGCGGACGGTTGGCCCACGCGGTCCGGCCACCCTGGAGAACTACCAGTTCCTGGAGAAGATCAGCCATTTTGACCGGGAGCGCATTCCCGAACGGGTGGTCCACGCACGTGGGTTCGTTTCCTTCGGCACGTTCGAAGCCACCGGAAAGTGGGGCGACGAACCGATCTCCCAGTACACGCGGGCAAAGCTGTTCCAGGAAGCCGGCAAGAAGACGGACGTGGCAGTGCGGTTTTCCACGGTGATCGGCGGGCACGACTCCTCGGAAGCTGCCCGCGACCCGCGCGGCTTCGCGGTGAAGTTCTACACGGAGGACGGCAACTGGGATCTGGTGGGCAACAATCTGGCGGTGTTCTTCATCCGGGACGCCATCAAGTTCCCGGACGTGATCCACGCGCTCAAGCCGGACCCCATCACGTTCCGGCAGGAGCCTGCGCGCATTTTCGACTTCATGTCGCAGACACCCGAGTGCATGCACATGCTGGTCAACCTGTTCAGCCCCCGCGGCATCCCGGCCGATTACCGCCACATGCAGGGCTTCGGCGTCAATACCTACAAGTGGTGCAACAAGACCGGCGACACGGTTCTGGTGAAGTACACCTGGCAACCGCACCAAGGCGTGAAGAGCCTGACGGAAGCGGACGCAGCGAACATCCAGGCTAACGACACCGGCCACGCCTCCAAGGACCTGTTCGAGGCGATCGAGCGCAGCGACTTCCCGAAATGGGATCTCTACGTGCAGATGATGAGCGACGACGAGCATCCGGAGCTCGACTGGGATCCTTTGGATGACACGAAGACCTGGCCGGAACAGGACTTCGAGCCCCAGCTCGTCGGCACCATGACGCTGAACGAGAACGTCTCCGACCACCACAACGAGAACGAGCAGATCGCCTTCGGCACCGGCGTGCTCGTGGACGGTCTGGATTTCTCCGACGACAAAATGCTCGTCGGCCGCACGTTCAGCTACAGCGACACCCAGCGTTACCGGGTGGGGCCCAACTACCTGCAGCTGCCAGTGAATTCGCCACGACGTGTCCAGGTAGCCACGAACCAGACCGGCGGGCAGATGTCCTACGGGCGTGACCTCGGCGTGGGACAGAATCCACACGTCAATTATGAACCCTCCATCACGGGTGGCCTGCGCGAGGGGCACTATCAGACGGAGGACATTGAGGGACCGGAGCTCACCGGCCGGCTAACCCGCGCCCGCATCCCGCGCACCAACGATTATGAGCAGGCCGGCCAGCGCTACCAACTGCTGGAGGACTGGGAACAGGATGACCTTGTCACCAACTTCACCACCCTGATTGCGCAGGCGGACCGGAAGGTCCAGGAACGCATGCTCTGGCACTTCTACATGGCCGACGACGATCTCGGCTCCCGTGTGGGCGAGGGACTGGGCATCAGCTTGGAGGATGTAAAGGACCTTGGGCCGTTGCAGTCGCAGACCCTCACCGATGTCGAGGTGTCGCGGATGAAGAACCTGGGCAAGAACGGCCCGCGGAACGTTGAAGGGCTAACCATGACGCACTGCGTGCCGAACGAGCACGTCGTTGTCGCTCCCTGA